The following are encoded together in the Capsulimonas corticalis genome:
- a CDS encoding NAD(P)H-dependent oxidoreductase, producing the protein MYDIVIISGSPSNASNSHGVLGYTRRILESHALSTHLISVRDLPLKDLLHAQAESTAVRGQTELLAHAGGIIVGSPTFRSSFSGVLKTYLDLLPDGIFAGKAVLPISSAATLSQIGDFEAAIKPVLTDLGAHKILPGLTLLDSQIEWSEDREIRLPDNIDHSLHAALQLLAQNIRK; encoded by the coding sequence ATGTACGACATCGTAATCATCTCAGGCAGCCCCTCGAATGCGTCCAATTCCCATGGCGTTCTTGGCTACACACGGCGCATCCTGGAGAGCCACGCGCTTTCCACGCATTTGATTTCCGTTCGAGACCTGCCGCTGAAGGATCTCTTGCACGCCCAGGCCGAAAGCACGGCGGTGCGCGGCCAGACAGAACTGCTCGCCCACGCCGGAGGAATCATCGTGGGCTCGCCAACGTTCCGATCTTCGTTTTCTGGCGTCCTGAAGACTTATTTGGATTTGCTGCCTGATGGGATTTTTGCGGGAAAGGCCGTGCTGCCGATCTCGAGCGCGGCGACGCTCTCGCAGATCGGCGACTTCGAGGCGGCAATCAAGCCGGTGCTGACGGACCTGGGAGCGCACAAAATCCTGCCCGGACTGACGCTGCTGGACAGCCAGATCGAATGGAGCGAAGATCGGGAGATTCGACTGCCGGACAACATTGACCACAGCCTGCACGCCGCGCTGCAGCTGCTGGCGCAAAACATTCGCAAGTAA
- a CDS encoding PP2C family protein-serine/threonine phosphatase, whose translation MSANIHAPHLRDERVLVLTPTGRDAATTCAVLQEAGFHAESCPDMVSLCASIAEGAGAALLAEEALTPPALSALSAIVTAQPTWSDFPIVILSSSGRDTMESRRILAEIDVFTNAAILERPLRKATLISALRVSLRSRRRQYEMRSYLRDLALLEQEREDLLDQQRRIAETLQRSLLKAPAPDAFPNLEVVTQYAPAWTEAMIGGDFFDVFAVGDKVALVVGDVVGKGLRAASQMAEVKFALRAIVLQEPDPALAMAQLNRYVMAAGPDEINDDPRLVAVLLAVVNIQTGHAEIAVAGAEPPILIRRGRKAEPVDANGVPIGVMEKVSYEMRRVTLSTGDVLLLATDGVTEARQGGEFFGPEGLMAAADSAPLETSLADSGEAIIAVARAYSGGTFRDDVCLLLARWGG comes from the coding sequence GTGAGCGCCAACATCCATGCCCCGCATCTGCGGGACGAGCGCGTGCTGGTGCTGACGCCCACGGGGCGGGACGCCGCCACCACATGCGCGGTCTTGCAGGAGGCGGGCTTCCATGCCGAGTCCTGTCCGGATATGGTCTCCTTGTGCGCCTCGATCGCCGAGGGCGCCGGCGCGGCGCTGCTGGCCGAGGAAGCGCTAACGCCGCCGGCGCTCAGCGCCCTTTCCGCCATCGTGACCGCGCAGCCGACCTGGTCGGATTTTCCCATCGTCATCCTGTCCTCCAGCGGACGAGATACGATGGAGAGCCGGCGCATTCTGGCGGAGATCGACGTGTTCACCAACGCGGCCATTCTGGAGCGCCCCCTGCGAAAGGCGACGCTTATCAGCGCCCTGCGCGTGTCGCTTCGTTCGCGCAGACGGCAGTATGAGATGCGGTCCTACCTTCGGGACCTTGCCTTGCTGGAGCAGGAGCGCGAGGATCTGCTGGACCAGCAGCGCCGGATCGCGGAGACGCTCCAGCGATCGCTGCTCAAAGCGCCCGCGCCGGATGCGTTCCCCAATCTGGAAGTCGTGACGCAATACGCGCCGGCGTGGACAGAGGCGATGATCGGCGGCGATTTCTTCGATGTCTTCGCGGTCGGAGACAAAGTGGCGCTCGTGGTTGGGGATGTGGTCGGCAAAGGGTTGCGGGCGGCGTCGCAGATGGCGGAAGTGAAGTTCGCATTGCGCGCGATCGTGCTTCAGGAGCCCGACCCGGCGCTGGCGATGGCTCAGCTCAATCGTTACGTCATGGCCGCCGGTCCCGACGAGATCAACGACGACCCGCGTTTGGTTGCGGTGCTGCTGGCCGTCGTCAATATCCAGACAGGACATGCGGAAATTGCCGTGGCGGGCGCCGAGCCGCCGATTTTGATCCGGCGCGGCCGCAAGGCGGAGCCTGTGGACGCGAATGGAGTCCCCATTGGCGTCATGGAAAAAGTATCCTACGAAATGCGGCGCGTCACGCTGTCCACGGGCGATGTGCTTCTGCTCGCGACCGACGGCGTTACCGAGGCGCGGCAGGGCGGCGAGTTCTTCGGCCCCGAAGGGCTTATGGCCGCCGCCGACTCCGCCCCTTTGGAAACTTCCCTGGCGGACTCCGGCGAGGCGATCATCGCCGTCGCGCGCGCTTATTCCGGAGGAACGTTCCGGGACGACGTTTGTCTGCTGCTCGCGCGATGGGGCGGGTGA